A stretch of Desulfobacter hydrogenophilus DNA encodes these proteins:
- a CDS encoding tyrosine-type recombinase/integrase has translation MRLPQERTHYTNRFRFSKKALDRIPPQDRNSKSREKEYSDSEVIGLRLLASKNGRKFFHLRYRFNKRKRVIAIGEYPAVSIADARKRANEFKNLVSQGLDPLMERNKISDSLSFEEFVRKEYIPFAQINKKSWKDDVNKLEKDMIKSFGKLPLAAITTRDIQQYQTRIKTRASAGTSNRHYALLNRLFNLGIEWAFIEQNPCKRVKKFKEAGGRERYLNNDELKRFMEALKSMEPTVATYVIKILMFTGIRLSEALGLLWKNINIENGTALLPNTKAGKARNVILNELARQVMVDMKSFKVNKYVFPGKNPNTHLKGIKRTFEAVKAKAGINDFRAHDIRHTFASIGINKGASLYEIQKLLGHHSSQMTQRYSHLSDQAVRDVSDGVAAQIVEATS, from the coding sequence ATGCGCTTACCACAGGAGAGAACCCATTACACAAACCGGTTCAGGTTTTCAAAAAAAGCCTTGGATCGGATACCGCCCCAGGATCGAAATTCTAAATCCAGGGAAAAGGAATACTCAGATTCAGAAGTAATTGGTCTTCGCTTGCTGGCTAGTAAGAACGGTAGAAAGTTTTTCCATCTCAGATACCGGTTCAACAAAAGAAAACGGGTGATTGCCATCGGTGAGTATCCAGCTGTTAGTATTGCAGATGCCAGAAAGAGAGCAAATGAATTCAAAAATTTAGTATCTCAAGGCCTTGATCCACTAATGGAACGGAACAAGATCAGTGACAGCTTATCATTTGAAGAGTTTGTCCGGAAAGAATACATCCCGTTTGCTCAAATTAATAAAAAGAGCTGGAAGGATGACGTAAACAAGCTTGAGAAAGATATGATCAAGTCGTTTGGTAAGCTTCCGCTGGCTGCAATTACCACAAGGGACATTCAGCAGTACCAGACCAGAATTAAGACCAGGGCATCTGCAGGAACTTCAAACAGGCACTACGCATTGCTGAATCGTCTGTTTAACCTGGGCATTGAATGGGCCTTCATTGAACAGAATCCCTGTAAAAGGGTGAAGAAATTCAAGGAAGCAGGTGGAAGGGAGAGATACCTTAATAATGATGAACTCAAGCGATTCATGGAAGCATTGAAAAGCATGGAACCGACAGTAGCCACATATGTCATCAAAATATTGATGTTCACCGGCATCCGGCTCTCCGAAGCCTTAGGGCTGTTGTGGAAAAATATTAATATCGAGAATGGAACAGCCCTCCTGCCGAATACAAAAGCCGGAAAAGCAAGAAATGTCATTCTCAATGAGCTCGCAAGACAGGTCATGGTGGATATGAAATCGTTCAAGGTCAACAAATATGTCTTTCCCGGAAAGAATCCTAATACCCATCTGAAAGGTATCAAGAGAACCTTTGAAGCCGTCAAAGCCAAAGCCGGTATTAATGATTTCAGAGCCCATGATATCCGGCATACCTTCGCCAGTATCGGCATTAATAAGGGGGCTTCGCTTTATGAAATTCAAAAACTGCTGGGCCATCACTCCTCGCAAATGACCCAGCGTTATAGTCATTTGTCGGATCAGGCTGTGAGGGATGTAAGTGACGGTGTGGCCGCTCAAATAGTTGAAGCCACATCATAA
- a CDS encoding IS91 family transposase, with product MIGECCNKSSRPEHDIADIFRHAGQRFLETFGASHEQIKVMNKIITCRTAALGGHIDACPDCDFQKNSYNSCRNRHCPKCQTMTKEKWLDKRVSELLPATYYHLVFTLPHNLNPIILCNMKPLLDLLFSSVNQTIKQFATDPQWRLQGQAGFIAVLHTWNQTILDHFHLHCLVPGGVLSEDKTQWTPSKTNFLFKTASIVKAFKGIYIKGLKQLYQDGDLKFPGNTAKYGTRSGFNRLIKIIRKKKWSGYAKAPCSGPEKVLEYLGRYTHRVAISNYRIKSFEDGKVVFTWKDRAQNDAIKEMTLDAVEFIRRFLLHVLPRGFKKIRHFGFLSPRYKAVNIKLIRKLTGDKFKEPAHPENESVEEMMHRLTGIDIKACPKCGKGRLTRLYELLPVYIGYIVPNKKVAAWDTS from the coding sequence ATGATCGGAGAATGCTGCAATAAAAGCAGCAGACCCGAACATGACATTGCCGATATCTTCAGACACGCTGGGCAACGCTTTTTGGAAACTTTCGGAGCTTCACACGAACAGATAAAGGTCATGAATAAAATCATTACCTGCCGAACAGCTGCTTTAGGAGGCCATATAGACGCTTGCCCTGACTGCGATTTCCAAAAGAACTCCTACAACTCCTGCAGGAACCGGCACTGCCCCAAATGCCAGACCATGACCAAGGAAAAATGGTTAGATAAACGGGTGTCAGAACTATTGCCTGCCACCTATTATCATTTGGTGTTCACACTGCCCCACAACCTGAATCCTATCATCCTCTGTAATATGAAGCCGTTGCTGGACCTGCTGTTCTCCTCGGTAAATCAGACCATTAAACAATTTGCTACCGATCCCCAATGGAGACTCCAGGGGCAGGCTGGCTTTATTGCCGTATTGCATACATGGAACCAGACCATCCTGGACCATTTTCATCTGCACTGCCTTGTTCCCGGCGGTGTGCTGTCAGAAGACAAAACCCAATGGACCCCATCCAAAACGAATTTTCTATTCAAGACAGCCTCCATAGTAAAGGCGTTCAAGGGCATCTACATCAAAGGACTCAAGCAACTATACCAGGACGGGGATCTCAAGTTCCCGGGTAATACGGCCAAGTACGGCACCCGTTCTGGTTTCAACCGCCTGATCAAAATTATCCGGAAAAAGAAATGGTCCGGTTACGCCAAGGCCCCTTGTTCCGGCCCTGAAAAAGTCCTGGAATATTTAGGAAGGTATACCCATAGAGTCGCCATTTCAAATTACCGTATCAAATCCTTTGAAGACGGCAAAGTTGTGTTCACCTGGAAGGACCGGGCTCAAAATGATGCCATAAAAGAGATGACTCTTGATGCTGTGGAGTTCATCAGACGGTTCCTGCTTCATGTGCTACCCAGAGGGTTTAAAAAAATCAGGCACTTTGGTTTTCTATCCCCCCGGTACAAAGCAGTGAACATAAAACTGATCCGAAAATTGACGGGTGATAAGTTCAAAGAGCCAGCACATCCTGAAAATGAGTCAGTAGAAGAAATGATGCACAGACTGACCGGCATTGACATTAAAGCATGCCCCAAATGTGGCAAAGGCCGCCTGACAAGACTTTACGAGTTGCTGCCGGTATATATTGGCTATATTGTCCCAAATAAAAAGGTGGCTGCCTGGGATACTTCTTGA
- a CDS encoding DUF2787 family protein, which translates to MNIQQHTYPLPVSESLLNILEQEIQKSDVSGNHPTIVNFRDPKYSPETGGFHPVEVMVSATGEILYITDFAYVGYPAELAKDIDFDFSMGVTQCYGQEYSICQNQTLFNIWQENFCCYYDMGIYKISVTEVK; encoded by the coding sequence ATGAACATACAGCAACACACATATCCACTGCCTGTCAGTGAATCTCTATTGAACATTCTGGAACAAGAAATCCAGAAATCAGACGTATCGGGCAATCATCCTACTATCGTGAATTTCAGAGATCCAAAGTATTCACCGGAAACAGGTGGATTTCATCCTGTAGAGGTCATGGTATCAGCTACCGGTGAAATTTTGTACATTACCGATTTTGCCTATGTGGGCTATCCGGCTGAACTGGCCAAAGACATTGATTTTGATTTTTCTATGGGCGTTACCCAATGTTATGGGCAGGAATATTCTATCTGTCAAAATCAGACATTGTTCAACATATGGCAAGAAAATTTTTGCTGCTACTACGATATGGGCATCTACAAGATTTCAGTGACGGAGGTCAAATGA
- a CDS encoding DNA polymerase: protein MKKKQRKNNFYEVKTKTDILNLVKMAEKTGFLAIQVETSGKDPLCDDIVNIWLGTGEDKPVAMINMLDIHLSFREKLGTFLCSNKIIKIFYDSVSDVTFLKKYGIGVGGKTFDVVIALNLLNAGLSSNKRSAGDLMENYLENNYSSFFPIDVKKRSINSEYYNRIALSVKSLFSIRRNLVKKIKFYDIVDTAKLEFDCTGAVVNLSLAGISIDARKMKALWRRGQKKCNDKEGEILDFFSEDVNFHDSVSLKKALNYHRDFRDEGIRFKDTKRSTLKNYTQFPIIKSIMAYRQIKSILDSMSKVLECVNKETGRIHPIYNQMGAVTGRFSCKRPPLQAIPKFKEVRACFVAGQGKKFVIADYSQIELRIAAQISGDKNMIKAFRDGVDFHSLTASIISEKAISDVTDLERKSAKAVNFGILFGMQPKGLVTYAMKNYGVEMSINEATAFQNNFFDEYPDLLDWGDDLIATANSQTKTLGGRIRRWHKSHPPLTELLNTPIQGTAADIIKRALVEVSGRLPRWKALLVACIHDEIILEVDEDKADSVGEQLIEVMENAGSYYLPDVPVVVDMDIDDNWS from the coding sequence ATGAAAAAAAAACAAAGAAAGAATAATTTTTATGAGGTTAAAACTAAAACTGATATTCTGAACTTGGTTAAGATGGCTGAAAAAACAGGATTTTTGGCTATACAGGTTGAGACTTCCGGCAAAGATCCGTTATGCGATGATATTGTGAATATCTGGTTGGGAACCGGTGAGGATAAACCTGTCGCCATGATCAATATGCTAGATATTCACCTATCATTCAGAGAAAAGCTGGGGACCTTTTTGTGTTCTAATAAAATTATAAAGATATTTTACGACAGTGTTAGTGATGTCACCTTTTTAAAAAAATACGGAATTGGTGTTGGTGGTAAAACGTTTGACGTGGTTATTGCCCTGAATCTTTTAAATGCAGGCCTATCCAGCAATAAGAGATCTGCTGGGGATCTTATGGAAAATTACTTGGAAAATAATTACAGTTCTTTTTTCCCCATTGATGTAAAGAAAAGATCCATAAACAGTGAATATTACAATCGGATTGCTTTAAGCGTTAAATCGCTTTTTTCCATAAGAAGAAACCTTGTAAAAAAAATAAAATTCTATGACATAGTGGATACTGCTAAGCTTGAGTTTGATTGCACTGGTGCTGTGGTCAACTTGAGTTTAGCGGGAATCAGTATTGATGCAAGAAAAATGAAAGCTCTTTGGCGAAGAGGTCAAAAGAAATGTAATGATAAAGAAGGGGAAATTTTAGATTTTTTTTCTGAAGACGTTAATTTTCACGATTCCGTAAGTCTTAAAAAGGCTTTGAATTATCACCGAGACTTTAGGGATGAAGGTATCCGTTTCAAAGATACCAAAAGATCTACTTTGAAAAATTATACCCAGTTCCCGATTATCAAGTCCATTATGGCGTATCGACAGATTAAATCGATCTTGGATTCCATGTCCAAGGTATTGGAGTGTGTCAACAAGGAAACAGGGCGGATCCATCCCATCTATAACCAGATGGGTGCTGTTACTGGACGGTTCTCCTGTAAGCGCCCACCATTACAGGCTATCCCCAAATTTAAAGAGGTGAGAGCATGTTTTGTGGCGGGGCAAGGGAAAAAATTTGTTATTGCGGATTATTCTCAAATAGAATTAAGGATTGCTGCTCAGATCAGTGGAGATAAAAACATGATCAAAGCATTCCGGGATGGTGTCGATTTCCATAGCCTTACTGCTTCCATCATTTCCGAAAAGGCGATTTCCGATGTTACTGACCTTGAGAGGAAATCGGCAAAAGCGGTGAATTTCGGCATTCTCTTTGGTATGCAACCAAAAGGATTGGTTACCTATGCCATGAAGAATTATGGAGTTGAAATGTCCATTAATGAGGCCACTGCTTTCCAGAATAATTTTTTTGATGAGTACCCCGATCTTCTTGACTGGGGGGACGATCTTATTGCCACAGCCAATAGTCAGACCAAAACATTGGGTGGGCGTATCAGGCGCTGGCATAAAAGTCACCCTCCTCTCACCGAACTGCTCAATACACCTATACAGGGAACCGCTGCGGACATCATCAAGCGTGCCCTGGTGGAGGTTTCTGGTAGACTTCCAAGGTGGAAAGCCCTTCTCGTTGCTTGCATACACGATGAGATTATCCTTGAGGTCGATGAGGACAAGGCTGATTCGGTCGGAGAACAACTGATCGAAGTAATGGAAAATGCGGGTAGTTACTATCTGCCCGATGTGCCAGTGGTTGTTGACATGGACATTGATGACAATTGGTCCTGA
- a CDS encoding NYN domain-containing protein yields the protein MYQDNKIALLIDCDNVSYKSIEGVIDELSKYGKVNIRHAYGNWKSESMKGWEEKLHPHAIKPIQQFAYTKGKNATDAAMIIDAMDMLYTQDLEAFALMTSDSDFTPLVMRILSNGITVYGFGEKKTPMPFVKACSQFIYTENLEETDETEEIQGEANAKKNRNQLRQDTGLVKLLRTAVEHSADENGWSHLGRVGEYISNKTSFSPVNYGYKKLGELIRACELFQIEMKHDNSVMYIKDIRKS from the coding sequence TTGTATCAAGACAACAAAATTGCCCTGCTTATTGACTGTGACAATGTAAGCTACAAATCAATAGAAGGCGTCATCGACGAACTTTCAAAGTATGGTAAAGTCAATATTCGCCATGCATATGGAAACTGGAAAAGTGAAAGTATGAAAGGCTGGGAAGAAAAGCTTCACCCTCATGCCATCAAGCCGATTCAGCAATTTGCATATACAAAAGGAAAAAATGCAACAGACGCAGCAATGATCATCGATGCAATGGATATGCTCTATACTCAGGATCTTGAAGCTTTTGCCCTCATGACCAGTGACAGTGATTTTACTCCACTTGTAATGAGAATTCTTTCCAATGGTATAACTGTATACGGATTTGGAGAAAAAAAGACTCCAATGCCTTTTGTCAAAGCATGCTCCCAATTCATCTATACAGAAAATTTGGAAGAAACCGATGAAACGGAAGAAATACAAGGTGAGGCAAATGCAAAAAAGAACAGAAACCAGTTGAGGCAGGATACTGGATTGGTGAAGCTATTGAGAACTGCTGTAGAGCATTCCGCAGATGAAAATGGATGGTCCCATTTAGGTCGTGTTGGTGAATACATCAGTAACAAGACTTCATTTTCTCCTGTCAACTATGGCTACAAAAAGTTGGGGGAACTGATTCGGGCCTGTGAACTGTTCCAAATCGAAATGAAACACGACAATTCTGTCATGTATATCAAAGATATAAGAAAAAGCTGA
- a CDS encoding YkvA family protein, whose amino-acid sequence MRKKDYGSHYSETGFQKKVQSLPKSAGSKVLRMALTLYVLLKDPAVPVAAKVMIIGVLGYFIFPLDLIPDFLPAGYIDDLAIMAGMVGQCQVYVTPDIEKQIDELMPDWAK is encoded by the coding sequence TTGAGAAAGAAAGATTACGGTTCCCACTACAGCGAAACAGGCTTTCAAAAAAAGGTACAGTCCTTGCCCAAATCTGCCGGTTCTAAAGTGTTAAGGATGGCATTGACACTGTATGTATTGCTGAAAGATCCGGCTGTCCCTGTGGCGGCAAAGGTCATGATCATCGGGGTACTGGGGTATTTCATCTTCCCCCTGGACCTAATCCCAGACTTTTTGCCTGCGGGCTACATTGATGATCTGGCTATAATGGCGGGGATGGTGGGACAGTGTCAGGTGTATGTAACCCCGGATATTGAAAAACAGATTGATGAATTGATGCCTGACTGGGCAAAGTAG
- a CDS encoding DUF3987 domain-containing protein, with amino-acid sequence MKKEYVKKRVTGFWLKVFEKLAPELNEACSDVGSHVPCPSKEHKNSVDGFRLFDDAEETGGGICNTCGSFSDGFALLMWLRSWKFKKVLSEVSKCLDTLDVPERSIEWDHKEKSEKRKTVNSHAQERINITLAKADFCCDRVRKYLKSRGLSGNTKDLLYHESVKYYEKSDKSEKYLGAMIAQVVNSEDQVISLHYTYLSYDHPGKADVESPKKFAKSPMKGILNGAAIILGEISETMGVAEGIETALAVQETMGGSMLIMPANLQKNMYIPEATETIEIWADNDRSGAGEKAADELAGRLLDEGKKVFFMMPPKKGEDWLDVLNDPEQGPDAFLQTKETKLEYQTEDESTDRLPLLRKKDDALPFPIHSLGKFLGETVKALSELTQAPEALCAQGLLAAATLSVQGHANVDIDGRIKPISNFFFTIGESGERKSAVDDICLKPHREHESFLRSQLKQKMNDYKVRKKMYDAAFKQILEDDSLSDEMVKEAAHELGLPPEKPLQAGMLVDDPTIEGLGKFLIEEQPSIGIFSDEGGKFIGGYSMSVDNQLKTIAGLSQLWDGKPLKSIRVSTGNTFVVGKRVSIHLMMQGVIAEKVLSDQLMKSQGFLSRILICQPESKIGTRKYKVADKKAHATIKEYHNHVQALLRKRLPFKKDLENELDPRPISLSEDAKRVFIDFYNRIEHSQQENEEFFNIRGFASKAPEHATRIAAVLTLFEDIDAQVIDEKYMKNGIALMDYFLSEAKRQIDADDSNDDLMDAKNLLTWMQARGEQHPIITIYQSGPMKIRNAKRARDVMAILEEHGWVKNIGETEIEGISYKEVWALI; translated from the coding sequence ATGAAAAAAGAATACGTTAAAAAAAGAGTCACTGGCTTTTGGCTCAAGGTCTTTGAAAAGCTAGCCCCGGAGCTTAATGAAGCTTGCAGTGACGTTGGTTCACACGTTCCGTGTCCGTCCAAGGAACACAAAAATAGTGTGGATGGATTTCGTCTATTTGATGATGCTGAAGAAACTGGAGGGGGTATCTGCAACACCTGCGGCAGTTTCTCGGACGGTTTTGCTCTTTTGATGTGGCTTAGATCCTGGAAATTCAAAAAAGTGTTGTCAGAAGTGTCAAAATGCCTTGATACGCTGGATGTCCCAGAGAGAAGTATAGAATGGGATCACAAGGAAAAATCTGAAAAACGAAAAACCGTAAACTCACATGCCCAAGAAAGAATCAATATCACACTGGCCAAGGCAGACTTTTGTTGTGACCGGGTCCGAAAGTACCTCAAGTCAAGGGGCCTTTCCGGTAATACGAAAGATTTGCTCTATCATGAATCAGTGAAATACTATGAAAAAAGCGACAAAAGTGAAAAGTATCTTGGTGCAATGATCGCACAGGTTGTGAATTCTGAAGATCAGGTTATTTCTTTGCATTACACTTATTTGTCATATGACCATCCTGGTAAAGCTGATGTGGAGTCCCCAAAAAAGTTTGCCAAAAGCCCTATGAAGGGCATACTCAACGGTGCTGCTATTATTTTGGGTGAGATATCTGAAACCATGGGCGTGGCGGAAGGGATCGAAACAGCTCTTGCTGTTCAAGAAACCATGGGGGGGTCAATGCTCATCATGCCTGCTAACCTTCAGAAAAATATGTATATCCCTGAAGCAACGGAAACAATAGAGATATGGGCCGATAATGACAGGAGTGGTGCCGGTGAAAAGGCAGCTGATGAATTAGCTGGTCGTCTTTTAGATGAAGGTAAAAAGGTCTTTTTCATGATGCCACCAAAGAAGGGGGAGGATTGGTTAGATGTACTTAATGACCCTGAACAAGGCCCTGATGCTTTTCTTCAGACCAAAGAGACTAAGCTTGAATACCAAACTGAAGACGAATCGACAGACAGACTGCCTTTGCTGAGAAAAAAAGATGATGCGCTCCCTTTTCCGATTCATTCTTTAGGAAAATTTTTGGGGGAGACTGTTAAGGCTCTTTCTGAATTAACCCAAGCCCCAGAAGCCCTTTGTGCTCAAGGGTTGCTTGCTGCTGCCACTTTGAGCGTTCAGGGACATGCGAATGTTGATATTGATGGTCGGATAAAACCGATTTCCAACTTTTTTTTCACCATTGGTGAATCCGGGGAACGAAAATCTGCCGTTGATGATATTTGTCTTAAACCCCATCGTGAACATGAATCTTTTCTGCGTTCCCAATTGAAGCAAAAAATGAACGATTATAAGGTTCGAAAGAAAATGTACGATGCAGCTTTTAAGCAAATACTGGAAGATGATTCATTATCTGATGAAATGGTGAAAGAGGCTGCGCATGAGCTTGGATTGCCCCCTGAGAAGCCACTTCAGGCAGGAATGCTTGTTGACGATCCCACAATTGAAGGACTTGGGAAGTTTCTTATAGAAGAACAGCCTTCAATCGGCATTTTTTCAGATGAAGGAGGCAAATTCATTGGCGGATACAGTATGAGTGTGGATAATCAGTTGAAAACAATCGCAGGCCTATCGCAATTGTGGGACGGGAAACCGTTGAAGTCAATCAGAGTTTCAACGGGAAACACATTTGTGGTGGGAAAAAGAGTCTCTATTCATTTGATGATGCAGGGTGTCATTGCCGAAAAAGTGTTGTCTGATCAATTGATGAAATCCCAGGGTTTTCTTTCCAGAATTTTGATTTGTCAACCTGAGTCTAAAATCGGTACTCGTAAATACAAAGTAGCTGACAAAAAAGCCCACGCAACGATCAAAGAATATCATAATCATGTTCAAGCCCTGTTACGGAAAAGATTGCCCTTTAAAAAGGATTTAGAAAATGAGCTTGATCCACGCCCTATCTCCCTTTCAGAGGATGCCAAACGAGTCTTTATTGATTTTTACAACCGAATTGAACACTCACAGCAGGAAAATGAAGAATTCTTCAATATCAGAGGATTTGCCAGCAAAGCTCCGGAGCATGCCACTCGTATAGCCGCTGTTCTTACTCTATTCGAAGATATTGACGCTCAGGTTATTGATGAAAAATACATGAAAAATGGCATTGCATTGATGGATTATTTCCTCTCTGAAGCAAAAAGACAGATCGATGCTGATGATTCCAATGATGACCTTATGGACGCTAAAAATCTTCTCACATGGATGCAAGCTCGTGGTGAGCAGCATCCTATTATCACAATTTATCAGAGCGGCCCGATGAAGATCAGAAATGCCAAAAGAGCTCGTGACGTTATGGCTATCCTTGAAGAACACGGTTGGGTCAAGAATATCGGTGAAACAGAGATTGAAGGGATATCGTATAAAGAAGTCTGGGCGTTGATTTGA
- a CDS encoding tyrosine-type recombinase/integrase: MTQLRQQFDRHMTLHRLSPKTNAAYMNAVKLLAAHYKQAPDQLTDSQIQDYLDYIIADRQLAWSSCNVQFSGIKRFYRHVLKREPKISIPPRPQERKIFMALSREEVAQILNACTNPKHYALLLATYSAGLRVSEVVKLQPIHIERSRKMIRIEQGKGRKDRYTVLSDTLLKTLEDYWRLFKPNEWIFFGKTRSKPMPVETAQKIYYTAKLEAGVKRGKGIHTLRHCFATHLLEQGTRTHVLQQMLGHKSIRTTAKYLHISNEAISQVVSPADVVL, encoded by the coding sequence ATGACACAACTTCGCCAACAATTTGATCGACACATGACTCTTCACCGGCTTTCGCCAAAAACAAATGCGGCGTATATGAATGCGGTAAAATTGCTTGCCGCGCACTACAAGCAAGCACCGGATCAACTGACCGATTCCCAGATCCAAGATTATCTCGACTATATTATTGCAGACCGACAACTGGCCTGGAGTAGCTGCAATGTACAGTTCTCAGGGATAAAGAGATTTTACAGGCATGTATTAAAACGGGAGCCCAAGATTTCCATACCGCCCCGGCCTCAGGAAAGGAAAATCTTCATGGCACTGAGCCGGGAAGAAGTGGCGCAAATACTGAATGCCTGCACCAACCCCAAGCATTATGCCCTTCTTCTGGCCACATACAGCGCAGGATTGCGGGTCAGTGAAGTTGTAAAGCTCCAACCGATACACATTGAAAGATCCCGCAAAATGATACGGATAGAGCAAGGTAAAGGCAGAAAAGACCGGTATACAGTCTTGTCAGATACCTTACTAAAGACTCTGGAAGACTACTGGCGGCTTTTTAAACCGAACGAATGGATCTTTTTCGGCAAAACCAGATCAAAACCGATGCCAGTTGAGACAGCTCAGAAAATTTATTACACGGCCAAGTTAGAAGCCGGTGTAAAACGTGGCAAAGGCATACATACCCTTCGTCACTGCTTTGCGACTCACCTTCTCGAACAGGGAACCCGGACACATGTACTTCAGCAGATGCTCGGTCATAAATCCATCAGAACCACGGCAAAGTATCTTCACATCAGCAATGAGGCCATATCCCAAGTTGTCAGCCCGGCTGACGTGGTGCTTTAA
- a CDS encoding CHC2 zinc finger domain-containing protein, producing the protein MKNRFSSRQLFELRNNIPVDVLIRDHLQILSKIRDGYFRFLCPLCNEFQTAVNPATNLARCFRCEKNFNTIDLVMKIKGYGFRDSVLFLKQINTVPQVQAAKLTALAAMVGRPMPGGQ; encoded by the coding sequence GTGAAAAACAGATTTTCATCCCGGCAATTATTTGAACTGAGAAACAATATCCCTGTAGATGTGTTGATCAGGGACCATTTACAGATTCTATCCAAGATTAGAGATGGTTATTTTCGTTTTCTATGCCCTTTGTGCAATGAATTTCAAACCGCTGTAAATCCAGCCACGAACCTGGCCAGGTGCTTCAGATGCGAAAAAAATTTTAATACCATTGACCTTGTCATGAAAATCAAGGGCTATGGATTTAGGGATAGTGTCTTGTTTTTGAAACAAATAAATACTGTACCCCAGGTTCAGGCCGCAAAATTGACGGCCCTTGCCGCTATGGTCGGCAGGCCTATGCCGGGAGGGCAGTGA
- a CDS encoding DNA methylase — MERLLELETLIGRNQECFYKIGQALKEIRENRLYKQALFESFEAYTRARWDMGKAHAYRLIRAYEVIYNLSPIGDKLPANESQIRPLTQMDSIEQRRIWRAIINSGMELTARNIKKFIEDQKTAPVSKPDLTDRITHEYMAVVKAMLEQVRVAQHDHWQKTSRQAALLWHRVIYEKIVSKGADNG, encoded by the coding sequence ATGGAACGGCTGCTTGAGCTTGAAACCCTGATTGGTCGAAATCAAGAATGTTTTTACAAAATCGGCCAAGCCTTGAAAGAAATTCGTGAGAATCGTTTGTACAAGCAGGCTCTGTTTGAGTCATTTGAGGCATATACCAGGGCACGGTGGGATATGGGCAAAGCCCATGCTTACCGGCTGATTCGAGCCTATGAAGTAATTTACAACCTGTCTCCAATTGGAGACAAACTGCCGGCCAACGAATCCCAGATCCGCCCCCTTACTCAAATGGATTCCATAGAACAACGCCGTATCTGGAGGGCGATTATAAACAGTGGCATGGAACTGACCGCACGAAATATCAAAAAATTTATTGAGGACCAGAAAACGGCTCCGGTAAGTAAACCGGATCTGACAGATCGAATTACCCATGAATACATGGCTGTTGTAAAGGCAATGCTTGAACAGGTCCGTGTGGCTCAGCATGATCATTGGCAGAAGACCTCCCGCCAGGCAGCATTGTTGTGGCATCGGGTCATATACGAAAAGATTGTATCAAAGGGGGCAGATAATGGATGA